The genome window CCGTTCCACCTCCTCTCCGCGGTCCTCATCGGGGCGGGCTTCATTCTGCTCGCGAGGGCATGGCTGGCGCTGTACACCGCTCAGCTTTGCCGGCGCGTTGCGACGCACGGGCCTTACGCCCGGATCCGGCATCCGCAATACGTCGGTTTCGTGCTGATCATGGCGGGCTTCCTGCTGCAGTGGCCGACGCTGGTCACGCTCGCGATGTTTCCGGTCCTCATTTTCATGTACATGCGCCTGGCGCTCCGGGAAGAACGCGATGCGCTGGAGGCGTTTGGAGACGAGTATCGGCGCTACATGCTTTGCACGCCGCGGTTCGTGCCGCGCATCGCAGGACGGCCGCGGGACGCGGGCGAAGCGCAGTGAGCCCGGAGAATTGGTTTCGTCAGCGCTCCCACCGTATGTGATCTTCTCGGCGAGCGCAAGAAGCTCCGTCCTTCTCGCCGCGCGCGGCGATGTTGGACATAAGCATCGGTGCGAGGGCGGCCGGGTTTCCCCTGCGCTTCTTGCACTTGACCTGAGAGCTGCTCGCACGTTCTAGAGTGACCTTGATGCGAGGGCAGTAGAGCTTTGCGCCGCGCCTGCGTGGCTTGACCTTCGCACCAGGCCAAGCCGCACATTTCCAAGTGTGGAAACCCTCAGAAGGAGCGTCGACATGAAAATCCTCGCGCTGGTGCTGGCGGGTGGCGAGGGCTCGCGCCTTTATCCGCTCACCGCCGAACACGCCAAGCCCGCGATCCCCGTCGCAGGCGGTCACCGCCTCGTGGACTTCGTGCTCAGCAACCTGGTCAATTCGGGCGTCACCTCGATCTACGTGCTCGCGCAATACAAGCCGCAGTCGCTGATCGAGCACATCCGCACGGTGTGGGCGCCTGCTGGGAGCGGTCCGGACCGATTCGTGAGCGTGGTGCTTCCGGGATCCGAATCGGTGCGGGGGCCCTTCCGGGGCAGGCAGATGCCGTCTACAAGACTCTGCATCTGTGCGCGCGCCACGCGCCGGATCTCGTGGCGGTATTCGCAGCCGATCACGTCTACCGCATGGATGTCGGGCAAATGGTCCAAGCCCATGCCCAGAACAAGGCGGACATCAGCGTTGCGGCGGTGCCGGTTCCGATCGAGCAGGCGTCCTCCTTCGGCATCATCGCGAGTCACGCCGGCGGGCGCA of Deltaproteobacteria bacterium contains these proteins:
- a CDS encoding isoprenylcysteine carboxylmethyltransferase family protein, with amino-acid sequence PFHLLSAVLIGAGFILLARAWLALYTAQLCRRVATHGPYARIRHPQYVGFVLIMAGFLLQWPTLVTLAMFPVLIFMYMRLALREERDALEAFGDEYRRYMLCTPRFVPRIAGRPRDAGEAQ